One genomic window of Campylobacter curvus includes the following:
- the murJ gene encoding murein biosynthesis integral membrane protein MurJ: MFIKGFFSNSVGIMTSRVLGLLRDLLTASILGAGIFSDIFFIAFKIPNLFRRIFGEGAFTQAFLPNFAKTNKKAVFSAEIFLKFLLFIGVLTLAVNLFTSEFVKIIASGLSDENIAQAAPLVRINFYYLALVYCVTFMGSLLQYRGHFATTAFSTALLNLAMIAALLLARGKDERTVAFYLSFGVVAGGLLQVLAHIIAMKFNGIDKIFWGGIKGFIKGKRTSAKGFFGNFYHGLLGSSAMQISAFMDTWLASFLASGSISYLFYANRIFQLPLAIFAIALSQALFPKITKLLKLGDEQNALFWTKKSFYLLLTALMFASICGIVLSHFIIWLLFERGNFSRSDTIQCANVLSAYLIGLTPFGLAKIFSLWLYARMQQKLAAKISVICLIVNLILAVILMRPFGAAGLALASSLGGFLQLVLYIRAFGWRKFLGIIEPKILAMIFFALALFGALLVYLKEIFNANL, translated from the coding sequence AAAGGCTTTTTCTCAAACTCGGTCGGTATCATGACCTCGCGTGTTTTAGGGCTTTTACGCGATCTTTTGACCGCCTCGATACTAGGAGCGGGGATATTTAGCGACATATTTTTCATCGCTTTTAAGATCCCAAATCTCTTTCGCAGGATATTTGGCGAAGGCGCTTTCACGCAGGCCTTTTTGCCAAATTTTGCCAAGACGAATAAAAAAGCCGTATTCAGCGCCGAAATTTTCTTAAAATTCCTGCTTTTCATCGGCGTTTTGACCCTCGCGGTCAATCTTTTCACAAGCGAATTCGTAAAAATCATCGCAAGCGGTCTAAGTGACGAAAATATCGCGCAGGCAGCGCCTTTAGTGAGGATAAATTTTTACTATTTGGCGCTGGTTTATTGCGTCACGTTCATGGGCTCGCTTTTGCAGTATCGCGGGCATTTCGCGACTACGGCGTTTTCGACTGCGCTTTTAAATTTAGCCATGATCGCCGCTTTGCTCCTAGCTCGCGGCAAGGACGAAAGAACGGTCGCCTTTTATCTTAGCTTTGGCGTCGTGGCAGGGGGGCTCTTGCAGGTGCTTGCTCACATCATCGCGATGAAATTTAACGGGATAGATAAAATTTTCTGGGGCGGCATCAAAGGTTTCATAAAAGGCAAACGCACGAGTGCGAAAGGCTTTTTTGGCAACTTCTATCACGGACTTTTGGGCTCGTCGGCGATGCAGATCAGCGCTTTCATGGATACGTGGCTGGCGAGCTTTCTAGCTAGCGGGAGCATCAGCTATTTGTTTTACGCAAACCGCATTTTCCAGCTACCGCTTGCCATTTTTGCTATCGCGCTCTCTCAGGCGCTATTTCCAAAGATCACAAAGCTTTTAAAGCTGGGCGATGAGCAAAATGCGCTTTTTTGGACAAAAAAGAGCTTTTATCTGCTGCTTACGGCACTGATGTTTGCGAGCATTTGCGGCATCGTGCTGTCTCATTTCATCATCTGGCTTTTGTTTGAAAGAGGAAATTTTAGCAGGAGCGACACTATCCAATGCGCAAATGTGCTAAGCGCCTATCTCATCGGCCTCACGCCATTTGGTCTGGCTAAAATTTTTTCACTTTGGCTGTATGCTAGGATGCAGCAAAAGCTGGCAGCCAAAATTTCAGTGATCTGTTTAATCGTAAATTTGATATTAGCGGTCATTTTGATGCGGCCATTTGGTGCGGCAGGTCTTGCTCTAGCTAGCTCGCTGGGCGGCTTTCTGCAGCTTGTTTTATATATCCGAGCGTTTGGCTGGAGGAAATTTTTAGGTATAATTGAGCCTAAAATTTTAGCGATGATATTTTTTGCATTGGCGCTTTTTGGCGCTTTGCTAGTATATTTAAAGGAAATTT